The Rubricoccus marinus nucleotide sequence CGGCCTTGCGGCGGTGGCGCCGGTTGTTCTTCCGCGTTTTCCGGCTCCAGAGCGCCTTTACGGCCTCAACATCCGAGAGGTCCGCCACGGGGCAGGTCGCGGTCTTCGTCAGCGCGCCCTCGACCTCTGGCGGGGCGAGCGGCCCCAGTGATTCCAGCAAGACCGAGCGGCCAGGGCGCGCGCCGAGCGCGGCGTGGAACAGCGCGCGTGCGAGGTCCTCGGACTCCGCCAGAGGCCCCAGCCGATCGGCCGAGCCCGCGCCCGAGCCCGCGACGCCCAGGTAGGCGAGGGGGAGCGGTGCGTAGCGGTGGACGGCCCGCGTGAGTTCGGCGAGGACGAACGTCCCTACCAGTGCGCCGTCGGCGTCGCGCGCCGTCAGGGCGAGAAGGGGCGCCTCTGGCGCGTACGCCTTCTGCCACGCGCGTACCCACTGCGGGCTTTGGAAGAACGAGCCCCCCACGTTATACACCAGCGCCTCCCACTCGTCGGTGAAGGCTGGCGAGATGGTTTCCTCAGTGATCTGGAACGTCGGCACGGCGGCTTCGGAGGGGGGCTGCATAGAGATGCCGCCGGGTCTCGGGGGAGAGCGGGCGGGCGCTTTTTAAGAGGGGAGGTCGCGCGCCCGAGTCCACGAGCGGCCGAGCACGCGCGTTCGGGTGTACTCGCGGAACGGGCGGAACCCCACTCCTTCGATGGCCCGGCGCGACGGCGTGTTCGTCATCTTCGTCGCAATAAAGGCCTGCTCGGCGCCAGAGGCCGTGGCGTCGTGAAGCATTTTGCGGATGTTCTCCGCGTAGAGCCCCTGACGGCGGAACGCTGGCTCGGTGTAGAAGTCCACGAGCATCACGCCCGGCTTGCCCGTCACGAGCACCGCTCCGGCTGAGCGCAGCCGGATCTTGCCCTCGAAGGGCGTGGCCCACCCCCAGTGGGCAAGGTTGCCGTTGAACGAGACGGTGTAGAACTTGGACCCGGTCCGCGCCCGGTCCTCAACCCGATTGCTAAACGAGGGCGACGCCCGAGCAGAGCCGTCGGGTACCGGGGCGTCGTGCGCCGAGGGGTCGTCCACCGCCACGCGAGGCGAGTCCTGCGCGATCTCCGGCGCGGGAAGGTCTACGACGTAGTAAATGTAGACGACTCGGTGATACAATCGGTCGCGGACCTTCCGCCAGAGCGTTTTGAGGAAGTGTGCCATCCGCGTCAGCGAGTGATTTCTCGGTAGAGGTCTAAAAATGCGTGGACGCTCGCGTCCAAGCTGTACTCGTCGCGCACGAATGCCCGGGCGGCTTCCCCCCACTCAGCAAGCGTCATCGGCTCTCGGATTAGCCGGAGCACTGCGCCAGAGGCAGCAGCCTCGTCCCCCGCCTCAATGACAGCACCGGTCTCTCCGTCACGGACAGCCTCGCTGACACCGCCCACGTCGTACGCTACCGTAGGGATCCCTTGGGCGGCCGCCTCAAGAACGACGCCCGGAATCCCTTCCGTCCGGCTGGGAAGCAAGAGGACATCGGCGCCAGCCATCAAAGCGGGGACGTCCTCGCGAATGCCGAGGATGTGTACGTGAGCAGGAGCGGACCTCTCGACGGCTTCGTAGAGAGGTCCGCCACCCACCAACACTAGCCGGACGTCGCGGTCCGATTCCGCACGCACGCGCTCAACAATGCGGATAAGTCCCGCGTGGTTCTTCTCTTCCGAGAAGCTCCCAACGTGCAACACCACAAAGGACCCGGAGGGGACGCCCGCTTCGGTAAGCGCCCGGCGGCCCTCGTCAGCGCGTACCCTTGCTCCCACGTCTACGCCTCGCCGGACCACTCGGACGACCGCAGGGTCGAGGCCGTACTGGCGGAGGAGATCGTCGCGGCTTGCTGCGCTAACCGCAGCCGTCACGTCGGCCCGTCGGAGCAGCCACCCGGTCCATGCCCTCTGAGCTCTGTGCCGCACCCAGTCGCTGGAGAGCCCGATGTTGCAATACACCACGGGCACCCGCGTCCGCCCCCACGCCTGCGCAAGCGCGACGTATTTCATGACCGCCCCCCCGTTGGCCTGGATCACATCGGGCCGCGTCTCGCGGATGTGCCGAGCGGTCGAGCGGACGATCTCCAAACTCATTGACGCCAAAGGCCCCGACGTGAGGTCCACGTTTGTGACCTCTGGCGCCAGAGGCTCCACGGGGGGTGCTGCCAAGCCGGCGAAGGAGACCTCGTGCCCGAGGGCGGCGAGGGCTTCGGAGAGGTCCGAGGCGAAGACTTCAGCCCCTCGCCTCTGGCGGCTTGAGACGAGTTGCGCAATGCGGAGCGCCAGGGGCATACGAGAGCGGGGTCTAAAGGAATATGTCAGGTCACTCTGCGCAGACATTGCAGGCTGCCCCTAACCCTCGGGTACGGGAACAGTGCTGCCCTTACAATCCGGTGTACTTCTTTATCAGCGCCCGGATCGGCCTCCGTGCCTTCAGGTAATATCGCTTGGCTAGGTTCGGGCTGGGGTTGCTGTGAGGAAAATCCTCCAGGGGTATAGCCAAACCCAGGTACGTGCAGATCTCCCCCCACCCATGCCCGTTCTCCCAACACATCTCCGCAAAATTATCCCGCCCCCTGAAGTAATCCCTTACCTCTTGATTGTGATTCTCATACATTTCTATGTAATCTTTTTTGCCAGAACCCTCGCCCACGAGGCCTCGCACAGACAAACTCATGTCTTTCCCCTTCAGCTTTGCATGCCTCCGCAAGCTGTCGTACCAGATGTCGCCACTCTTTCTTGTAGTCAGAATAAATTTGCTATCAGGAAACCTCTCATCAAGCTCCTTATACATAAGAGCCCAGGGATAGTCCTTGGCAAAATCAAACTTGTCGACCTCGAACAACAAGCGGTCCATCTCACCACTACTGTATAGCTCAAACATGTCATCATCTGAACCAACTGTCGAATAGCCCAATAGGTGAAAACACTTTCTAAGAGTAGTCGTGCCAGTTCTACCCAGTCCTATCCCAAAAACTTTCTGCTTCATGCCCGGATCGGATTTATAATTTTAAGTCGGGGTCCCGGCAACCTTCAGCCGAGTAAGAGACGGGTGACGAGATGCGGAATATAATAGCCACTCAGACTACTGAGCCCGTCAAGCATGAGGAAACGCTTTTGCCGATCAGCAGGAAACAACCGATTGGCCGCCTGCCCAACGCTCCGCCCTGATGGCTATGTGCGCGGGCGGTTCAGGGACGCCCTAGAGCTTGGTGCACCGCAGGATGTAAGCCGCTTAGCGTGACCCGTAGCCGTTCCAATGATGCGGTCGCGTCGATGCGTAGGCGAGAAATCCGGAGAGGATCCGGTATCGGGCTCCGCGCCATACGGTGATCGAACAGAAACGCTGCTCGAAAGCCGCATGCTTCAGCTGCTTCTCGAACTCTAGGGTCATGGTCCCCATTGGGATACGCGAGCGCGCGCGGAGCATGGCCCAACACCTGAGCCAGCTCGCGCTGCGACGTAGCCAGTTCTTCTCGGATCGTATGTGTTGAGCACTCGTGGAGGCACGGGTGCGTCATCGTGTGGTTGCCGACTTCGACCCCGCTGCGCTCAAGTTCCACGAGTTCGGACCGACGTAACTGCAGCATCCGAGGCGCAGGCTCTCGCGCCGTACGCCTTAGCGATTCGATAGCAAGAAGGCGCTTCGAGTTCGAGATCCTCTTAAGCGTTCGAACCACCCCGAATGGGGACTCCCGAGGGTCGATAATGTCAGCCCGCCCCCCTCTGCGAACTAGGTCTTCGACTTCGTCCCACCAAAATGGCGCGTCTGTGTCTAATAGGCCGGCAACGACAAACGCTGCGGCTGGAATCTGCCTTTCAAGCAGGATCGGCGCGGCGACTTCTAGCACACTTCGGTCGCCGTCATCGAACGTTACCAGAACGGCGCGGGGGGGCAGCGGCGTCTTGTTCTCAATAGCGTGGATGATGTGGTCTAAGGAAACCGGGCGGCGAAGCTCGCGAACTAGGTCCATCTGGCGCGCAAACTGCGCGCCGTCTTCGACGCTATGGTACGCGAGAACAGCTAGGTCTCCCCGTGTCCGCCATCGGTGCGCGGCCTGGAACGGAGAGCGTGCAAGCGCGCTGTCGATCGTCTTCGATAGTCTCGCAGATCCCATCATTGTACTCGTCCGCGGAGCCGGGCGAGCGCTTGCTGGCCCACGCGAAACGCGCGGGTCGCGTTGGAGTAAATAGCCCACCCTGCCCTCGGCGGATTGATCATTGATGGCCTGTCGTACCCAAACCTCTCCCCCATGCGGAGCACGGCTTCGGAGGGTTGGTACCCAAAGCGGCTGTCCTCTCGCCA carries:
- a CDS encoding GNAT family N-acetyltransferase; this translates as MQPPSEAAVPTFQITEETISPAFTDEWEALVYNVGGSFFQSPQWVRAWQKAYAPEAPLLALTARDADGALVGTFVLAELTRAVHRYAPLPLAYLGVAGSGAGSADRLGPLAESEDLARALFHAALGARPGRSVLLESLGPLAPPEVEGALTKTATCPVADLSDVEAVKALWSRKTRKNNRRHRRKAEDAGLSLRWYEPGEATADVLKGIGALHIARQQTLGRSGLFDEQRLRVLQAIGEGRYRDSDGLWVSTLTDASGVIRAGLMGFQYAGGFYEYKTGWDPDYYEVSPGKVLKTNSIERAIDGGLSRYEFLRGTESYKFRLGGENRPDTTVLVPRGAAGRLLAIRERFGAEATEHADEESSD
- a CDS encoding sulfotransferase family protein, whose translation is MKQKVFGIGLGRTGTTTLRKCFHLLGYSTVGSDDDMFELYSSGEMDRLLFEVDKFDFAKDYPWALMYKELDERFPDSKFILTTRKSGDIWYDSLRRHAKLKGKDMSLSVRGLVGEGSGKKDYIEMYENHNQEVRDYFRGRDNFAEMCWENGHGWGEICTYLGLAIPLEDFPHSNPSPNLAKRYYLKARRPIRALIKKYTGL
- a CDS encoding glycosyltransferase family 4 protein, which codes for MPLALRIAQLVSSRQRRGAEVFASDLSEALAALGHEVSFAGLAAPPVEPLAPEVTNVDLTSGPLASMSLEIVRSTARHIRETRPDVIQANGGAVMKYVALAQAWGRTRVPVVYCNIGLSSDWVRHRAQRAWTGWLLRRADVTAAVSAASRDDLLRQYGLDPAVVRVVRRGVDVGARVRADEGRRALTEAGVPSGSFVVLHVGSFSEEKNHAGLIRIVERVRAESDRDVRLVLVGGGPLYEAVERSAPAHVHILGIREDVPALMAGADVLLLPSRTEGIPGVVLEAAAQGIPTVAYDVGGVSEAVRDGETGAVIEAGDEAAASGAVLRLIREPMTLAEWGEAARAFVRDEYSLDASVHAFLDLYREITR
- a CDS encoding polysaccharide deacetylase family protein; amino-acid sequence: MMGSARLSKTIDSALARSPFQAAHRWRTRGDLAVLAYHSVEDGAQFARQMDLVRELRRPVSLDHIIHAIENKTPLPPRAVLVTFDDGDRSVLEVAAPILLERQIPAAAFVVAGLLDTDAPFWWDEVEDLVRRGGRADIIDPRESPFGVVRTLKRISNSKRLLAIESLRRTAREPAPRMLQLRRSELVELERSGVEVGNHTMTHPCLHECSTHTIREELATSQRELAQVLGHAPRALAYPNGDHDPRVREAAEACGFRAAFLFDHRMARSPIPDPLRISRLRIDATASLERLRVTLSGLHPAVHQALGRP
- a CDS encoding GNAT family N-acetyltransferase; translation: MAHFLKTLWRKVRDRLYHRVVYIYYVVDLPAPEIAQDSPRVAVDDPSAHDAPVPDGSARASPSFSNRVEDRARTGSKFYTVSFNGNLAHWGWATPFEGKIRLRSAGAVLVTGKPGVMLVDFYTEPAFRRQGLYAENIRKMLHDATASGAEQAFIATKMTNTPSRRAIEGVGFRPFREYTRTRVLGRSWTRARDLPS